CGATTCATGCTGGTGATCAGGGTTATCGATTCCCAATACGTATATGTGGCCGACGGGAAACTCCGCAGGATAGAAAAACCCAAAAAGAAAAAGTTGAAGCACCTGAAGATTTTAAATAAAAAAGCAGGTTTTATCCACGAAAAGCTCGCAAGCGGTCGCAAAGTATACAACGAAGAGATAAGAAGAGCCCTCGAGGAATTGGTGGAAAAACCCGATGATAATAGGGTTTAAAGGAGGTAGAAGGGCCTTTATGTCCAAATCGGATGTAATAGAGGTAGAAGGCACTGTAGTGGAACCTCTTCCCAACGGGATGTTCCGGGTAGAGCTGAAAAACGGTCACAAGGTTTTGGCCCATGTATCCGGGAAAATAAGGATGAACTATATAAGGATACTACCAGGTGACAAAGTTACGGTAGAGCTTTCTCCTTACGATCTCACCCGGGGTCGAATCGTTTACCGCTACAAATAAAGGGGAAAAGGAGGAATTACCTTGAAGGTTCGACCTTCTGTCAAGAAGATATGCGAAAAGTGCAAGATCATAAAGCGCAAGGGCAGGGTAATGGTAATTTGCGAAAATCCCAAACACAAGCAAAGACAGGGTTAAAGGAGGAGTGACTGGATGGCCAGGATTGCGGGTGTTGACCTGCCGAAGGATAAGAGGGTTGAAA
The DNA window shown above is from Thermosediminibacter oceani DSM 16646 and carries:
- the rpmJ gene encoding 50S ribosomal protein L36, with translation MKVRPSVKKICEKCKIIKRKGRVMVICENPKHKQRQG
- the infA gene encoding translation initiation factor IF-1, translated to MSKSDVIEVEGTVVEPLPNGMFRVELKNGHKVLAHVSGKIRMNYIRILPGDKVTVELSPYDLTRGRIVYRYK
- a CDS encoding KOW domain-containing RNA-binding protein, with protein sequence MKEVEPGQVVMSCAGRDKGRFMLVIRVIDSQYVYVADGKLRRIEKPKKKKLKHLKILNKKAGFIHEKLASGRKVYNEEIRRALEELVEKPDDNRV